The following nucleotide sequence is from Salvia splendens isolate huo1 chromosome 2, SspV2, whole genome shotgun sequence.
TTGCTTTGAAATCGTGTTCGACCACTCTGAGGAGCGAAGATACCATCTTACATTATGTTTTGCATTGCTTTAGTTTCGTTTCTTAAGTATtttatgtggttcgaacaacTTAGCTTGGGAATCTCGTTGTTATTTCGTTGTTGGAGTTGAGTATTGAAGTGAGAAGCTTGGATTTGGTTTTATCTTGAAGTTGTGGAAGTTTTTGTAGGATCTTGTGATGTTGAGTTTTTATTCATGTTttgttggatgcttttcgcaattgttcATTGTTAGATTCTCTTAGATCTAGTTTGTTGGTATTTGATTTCGTAGATCTAGTTTATCTTGCTTTGTTTTCGTGATTATGGAAGTTTAAATTGGATCTTACGTCTTGTTGAGCTTATTTACGTTCATGTTGGATGCTTTTCGGAATTGGTAGTGTTAGAATCTTTTAGATCTAGCTTGTTAACGTCTGATTTCATATATCCATGTTAGTTAGCACCTGATTTCATAGATCTGGTATGTTCTGTTTTATATCTGCACGATTATGGCTTATTTATGCTTGTTCGTCGTTCTAGTTGATCAGTTAGCGTAGATCAGTTAGCGTAGATCCAGTAGTTCTTAGCTTAAATTTCTTGTTCGCGTCTCGTTTGAAGCATGCtctacttttcttcatcaaTGGCGTCTCAATATGCTCTGTTTTGCTCTGTTTTTACTTAGTTACATGAAGAAGCTGAAGTTGGAGGTTGTTATAGATCCAGATCTGTTTACTTTATGCTTCTTCTTTTTCCAACTTTTTCTGTCAACCCATCCAGTTTAGGAAAAATGGTCTCCACTTTCTCTTCTTACTTGTCTGCCTAGTTAGGAAATTTCTAGTATGAGTTGTTAGTTGTAGGTGTTCTTAGTTGTTTGTTTACATTTAGTTGTTCATGCATGTTTTCGTACGTTCCAGtctagttgatcagtttagGTAGAGTCCCCAGTTTTATATTCCAAGTGAAATAGATAATACTGAACCCACCTTAGTTGCGTGACAGCAGCCAAAACCCTCCTAAAATGTCCTTCACACATGTTTAGCACCTTCAACCTTATAGGATTCGATcattacttccctatactaattaatagtatttgatGGTTAAGTTTTGAAAGCAACCTCGAATTGCGCGTCCGACGACAGGTAGATAGGTCTAGAGAGTCTGCCTGGTCAGTTCACGTGTTTCCCATGCACATGCACGGACGTGAGTTGGTTTAGTCAGTCTGCCAGTCTGCGATTTTACTTATTTTACAAGCACGCGTTTAAAAAAACTAGCTCTTCAGCCATGCTTAGAATTGCAAATGTTCAGGACATATTTGATATTGATAAATGAATATGTTGGACTAGTTTGACGGTATTTTGTTCAGTTTTTCTACTTCATCTTCAACGCAATAGTAGTCCATAATGCTATGTGGATGTTTCAAATCCAGTTTCAGAACCTTAATATGCATTTCAACATTGTCGGAATTCTGAGACATAGATTTAGGGACTTACCTTCaagattcaaaattcaaaattaaaaatcgaaATTCAATTGCTTCGTCGGAAACGGCAACTGAGGTTGACGGTGACGGCTTCGTCTCGTCGATGGGCCACCGCTGTCACGGGAACTCCAGCAACACCGCAACTTCTCCATATCCGACGAGTCTCACGGGTTTTGACCAAGTTGTAGAGAAAGAAAATTAGGTTCTTGGTGGTGTGGGGAAGAAGAAATGAAAGAGAGgggtaataaaaaaaatgattttgattcatgtttttcatgtttttatttaagACCCTGTTTGTTTTACAAGAATTGTGCTCTGGGAAAGTAATATGATTTCCTGTATGTGTTTGGAGAAAGCATGGAATGTAATCTTATTCCAAATTATTAAATTTCTGTACTTGGTTTAATTATAAGAAATTAGGTAAAGTAATATGATTCCTAAATATGAGGAAAGTTATGTAGAATTTCAAGGATTTTTTTtctaggtattctttttccttgTAATCTTAAAAATACGGTTTTTCATTCCCCCCTTCTAAGCATCACGTTCTCTAATCTTCTCCCACTACTATCTCTACTCTCTATTCTTCTCCAACTATTTCATTTTACTACAACTAATTTTTTAAGGTGGCATcgtctctcatctctctctgcGATAATTGTAGTTTTTTTGCTTAATTTGTATTATTCGATTCATTTTAATATACTTATATACATATATGCAATTTGATTGATGTTTTACCGTTAGAATTTTTCATAtagaattgaatatttttacGAGAACATAATTATGTCAAGGTTAATAAATtgctcaaattttaaaatttttattgatGCTGCTtttatgtaaatatatatagtCTGCAtctattttaatcaaattagtAAAATAGAATTAGTCGAAATAAATTAGTTGAAGGTTTTTTATCGTTAAAGTATGTTTTTATATGTTTATCATTGTTGATagttatttattgaattttttaaattttctgtTTCAAATTTAATGCAAATCAATAGTTTATCTAGGAATAATTATAATAGTTCGTGTTTTTTAGTTTATcaaattatttcatttaaatgaaaataatcaTTTTAGAATCCTACCATAACTTCCAAACACAATCATATTCCACGTCAATTATATTCCCAATAAGCATTTTCTTGGGAATCATAAATATTGGAAATCATAATCCTagaaattaaaatcctaaaaatcaTAATCCTAGAAATCATTTTCCTTAATAACTTTGCTTTCCAGTCAAACAAACGTGCCCTAAGGTCATGTTTGATTGCCAGGATTCTATCTGGGAAAGTAAtttgattccttaaattttaaaatcatgtgtttgttttggtttttaatcaaattgggaaagtaatctgaatCCCGagacaaggaaagttagtacaattTTCTAGGATTCTGAatactaacttttcttaggtattcttttttcaagtcttaggattcttacatatttaatgcaagtatagtttttttattattattattattattattattattattattattattattattatttacaatgtataaaaaatattttaaaattataattaaaccatacttaattatggtataataaataactataactaaaattatcataattataactatattattataatatttatatatattttttattatgataataataattaataatttattaaatagttaaaatataactatataataattaataattattattatataaattaataattaatcaataaagtcaTAGTGAAAtctcaaattataaaatttattcaattataatatccgtaaatatgtataattataattataataatcatatttattattataatcatttatgattagggcatccgcaacgcgtctcgttgcgGTCCCTATcacgtctcggagagacgagacggcagcgagacagcgttgcgggctccgtctcgtccccagccagTCTCGTAACTCGTCGCGGAGAGACACTTGGCGAgttgtctcgccacgcgcgttggcgacgtggcgagctgcGGTTCGTCCGTgatgcccactcgccggcccgcgagtgggcgtcgtttatttccgttgaaaatgtattttttattgttttttttaaatttagaaaaaatttgagaaataaaaaaaatcccaaaattatactagccgtttataacagttttttacaaattttttattttttttttgaatttttttaagcccccaatcacttttataaatatcaaatcatttcaacaaattaatccaccaaaaaaaaactctctattctcactcagacactctcaaacactctacattcttcatctcaaaacattattcttctccaaaatttaatccattcatggatccatttgagaaaatgcgtcgaataatggaagaatcgctagcaGAAGATCAACGtcgggaggaggaggaagccgcggcccctcaaaggcgatcccggacttacatccatcgtaacaacacggtatggggagagacctacttccgtcaccgtttccgcatgcggaaacgactATTTATGCACATCGccaatacattggcagcccgggaagagtcttccaagaggctgctcgcaaggatgaagagagagcgttcggggttctccaaactcgcttcaacattatcaaagtcccggctcgtacgtggtttatggagaatatggtcgacatcatgtatacgtgcataatcttgcacaacatcattgtcgccgacgaaggacctgaggcgggaaattggttcgaccctgaaaccccggggagctctaccgcaagtagttcgcctcgcagtggagtgcatccgtctaagCAACATCGGTTGTctgttcgggcaaggacacgtgattctaccgcccacgcccaactccaggacgatttaatggagcacatttgggctaAATTTGGCAACTagtagacgcacatgatcgccattagacaactctttgagttttgagattttgaatttagagagagtgagcggaagattttaaattatgtatttttaatattttttttgattttattaatgtggtcttttatttttttagaattttaagtagtaattttattctatttaatgAAGTatctttttattaattgaatttgttggaaataaaaataaaaaatgaaattgaatgaatagttaagggatgagatggttaagagatggttaagagatggagggttgcaggtgctgtctcttagttaagatatgagatgaaaagtacagtggggcctatgaatagtgaagagatgagacagTTAAGAGACGAATAAGAGACTGCGTTGCGGATGGCCCATGTGACTATAAttgcaattatattattatatattatgatggataatacaaatttaatctaataaatataataatataataatttattaaaaacaatatttttattcttttttataaataaaaataataataataagtaggagtataattttagtttggtgtttaaatcaaatataaaatttaaaatcttgatattttccaaacacaagaaagtaaagttattaggaatcatattcacAGAATTCATTTTCCCGGGAATCATTTTTCCTTgttaactttactttcccgtcaacCAAACTTGGTCTAAGGgttttctattttataaatatttcagaaattttaaaataaaataaaaaattagctACAGTAATAAAAAATGGCTAATCCAGTCAACGAAACACTAATTAATGGTTGATCGTCGGAAATTGAtggaaccgtaaaaaaaagGATTGGATCGAAacgaatttcatttgttatggacttattttttaaaaagtgaatattttagACTAAATTCGTTATATGAACGAAAATTGACCTATACtctattttaaaacaaaattaaaattaaattaaaaaaagggaTCAATTTAACAATTTTATAGTAACCAAAATTTAAACAAGAGCGATTGGACTTTGTTTCATCTaaaaaatgaggatgaaatcGTCATTTAATGTCATTGCTCTTCCTCTGTATTCAAAATGAAtacagaaagaaaaagaaaaacgagACAGATAgaagagagaaggaagagagaagagaagaagcTCACTCTGAATAATATCCCAACCCGTGCAAAACTCCTGATTCTGGAGATTTTGTTCGAACCTCTGGTGCAGAATTGGGGTCGCCGGGGCTATGAACGGCGACCGGATTGCACCTACACAAATTGAATGACGCGAGGGAGAAGATAGAACAGAGGAAGGGAGATTTTGCATTAATTCATCAAACATGCGTTTACAAATGAAGTAGCTCAGCTTATATAGCTGTGATGTAACTAACAAACAATCTAACAACTTGAATTAACTAACTATCACACGCTATGTGTTGATTTGGAGCTCACAACATACCATTCTCGTGTGCATGCATCCATGCACACGCTTATTACGTGTAAAAATCCACCTCAGCGTTTATTAACATCTTCTTAGCTCATTTCATGTACCAAACGTCCCCCCCTCAAGtaaccttgccctcaaggttgAAAAAGAGGAAAACGCTCCTTGATGTCGTGAAGAAACTCCCACGTAGCGTCCTCCGGAAATGAATTAGACCAATGAACCAAAACCTTCGTAGCAGGTTAATTACCCCGCTTGACCAAGCGACGATCCAAGATTTGCACCGGCTCTATGAATGTGGAATTGCCAGGAAAGGGAAGAGTGCCATGAAGCTGAGAGAGCGGGCCAACCTTCCTCTTAAGCTGAGACACATGAAAAACCGGATGAATTTTGGCATCATGTGGCAGAGCGAGTTTGTAGGCGACTTCCCCAAATTTATCAATGATCTTGAAGGGTCCAAAGAAGCGAGGACTAAGCTTGTGGAACTGGCGATCGCGTAGAGTGTTTTGGCGATAAGGTTGAAGCTTGAGATAAACCCAATCACCTATAGCAAAGCGGCGGTCCGAACGGTGTTTATCATGTTGTTGTTTCATTCGACGTGGAGCTCGGCCCAAATGGAACTTAAGCACATCCAACATAGCCTCACGAGCTAGAAGGCTCTCATTAACATCATGAACAGCCGAGTCCCCACGAAAATAAGGGATGTGAAGAGGAGGAGGGTAGCCATATAACATCATGTACCAACCTCTTTACTCTTCAAAACCCTAATTCCGCGTTTGGAGCTTTGGTGATTTCAGTTCAGCAAATTCTTCCCCGGCGGTGATTCCGCAGCGAATTAAGCTACTTCAATGGGGTCGCAGGATAAATTACCGACCTCGAACAATACAACACAGGTTAGTAAGGGAAACACGCACCAAAAcgaataaatatcatttttggtaTCTAAGGCTTAGGTTGGATTGGAGTGAGTCTGGTTTTCAGCTTTCGTATTCTGATTCTGCAATGATTTACTTGCTGATTCTAGTAACTTCGTTATAGGCACTTGGTAGGACAAGAGACTGATTTCCTCTTAGTTTGAGGGCTAATTGCAATGTAGATCACTTAACAGTTAGTAGAAACAAGCAATCTAACTTTCTTCAGCTTGTGTGCGCTGTTTAGAATTTCACGTTTTGAAAATTCTGATAATAGATTAGACTGGTAGTAGGGGAAGGCAATCTTGTTCTGTTGTTATCATTTCATTGGATGTTTTGATcactattaaattttaattcagGTTCTCTATGATAATATTACTACATGGGGCACTCCCTTGATATCTAATAAGTAGATTCACATTGTTGATCTGTAGTAGAAGAACTTATTGGTTGAAAAGTTGCTAGGCTGGCAGGATTCTGAAATTTCATTAGTGAGCGCATGGATATATTTTAACGGCCATGTCTTGGGAAATCATAAAATTAAGTGAAAAATGCCTTTTAGGTTCTTCCAAGTCTGCAATATGCTTATGTTAGAGGTTTGTGGCAGAACAACTAGAAGCCTTTTTCCAAGGATGCCTTAATATGTGTTCTTATATCATTACATAAAGACTTAAAGGAAGGGCCACAAGCACATGCGGATTGTGTATGCTCACTTTATACCCATTCTAGGTATTAAGAGCATCTATTCGAATGTatgatgaaatgaaaaaatCAGGGGACACGGAAAACATATCAGCACTTCAGCTTCACTCCTTTACTCTTCAGCTTAttaaaatactcccttcgtcccatagaaatatgccatatttccttttttgttcgtcccatagaaatagtccacatccatttatggaaacctttttctcctttctcctttttcctttatcatttatgggccccacattccaatttcaattactttttttccttctctcttactttaccaattacacattaaaacccatgccgaccccaaatgacatatttctatgggacggagggagtatgtttcgTAATGCTTATGAGTTGTCACATCTTATCTGCAACCAGCCAATGAAGTCTAtagaatatagataaaaaagatCATATGGCTCTTAAAACATTATTACTTGGCCTACTCGAAATTATGCTTTGCATTTTTTACTTTCATGTCCCTAGAATAAAATATgcgttggcaattgaaacataaaaatgaatataataatatcacacatcggtgtacacaaagagcttaatccactatataaatCTCATAggcctctcctcttatcaccaattggttttaagatggaatccatggatttctatcatggtatcagagcaggtttgGTCTTGCTTGGGACTCAGAAAATTATCATCATTGTCCCGaaaatacctttcccgacctttgTAAACCTGCAAAAACCAGCAACAAACGATGTCAGAAACTGACCGAACCGAAATCGACTCAAACAACACCATAACCACCGTCAATAACAACCCCATCAATCTGTCAGCCGCACAGTTTGCGGAACTTATACATATGATGACAATCAACTCCAAACAACCAAACCGGCCATCCCCACAACCAGAATCGTTGGGGAAATCAATCTGAAAACCAAGCTAGACGGAGACAACTACCCGCTATGGGTAAATCTGATGGAACGGGCCATCGGAGGGAAGGGCCTGACATCTCACATCGCTGGAGTTTCAGACCCCCCGCCGATTACCGATCCAATCTATCCGGTATGGCAGCAACGCAATCATTGTTGTTTTAACTGGATCATAAACAATATCGAGGCCAACCTTGTGAATGAAGTCTCACAGTACAAGACGGCCAGAGATCTGTGGGAAGGACTGGCCACTACCTACGGAAGCGACGCAGATCCGTTCCAAGTCTCGAACCTGCATCGAAAAGCATACAGAATGAAGCAAGGAGGAATAACATTAGAGGCATTATGGCAAAAATTTCAGGATCTTTGGCTATCCATCGACAACCGCGATCCAAATCCTTTTGACACCCCATCAAGCATCGAAAGGTATAATCAAATCACCCAAAGGCACAGAGTCTACCAATTTTTGTGGGCACTCGACGATCAGTACGACACCATCAAGAGAGAAATCCTGAACAAGGATCCACTCCCATCGGTGAGAACAGCCTACGGCATGATAAGGCGAGAGGCAGTCAACGCCAACATTCGTTCATCCAAGACCGAAGCCAAGGAGTCCGAAATTGGAATTGGCCTCAGTGCCATCGACAGAAACCTGAACAACCAACAACCCTCCAAATTTCAGACAAATCGGAAGGATGACGACAAGAGTAAACTCGTATGCACACATTGCGGGGGAAAGAAGCACACCAAGGATACCTGTTTTCTGATACACAGGtatccggagtggtgggaggagatGAAGAAATCGAGGGCCAATCGAAGCTCAAACCGAGGAGGAAGTTCAAACTGTGCATCCGTGGCAGTCGGAGAGCGAGCTACCTACACCGAAGGACCTCCGGTGGACAGCATCACACCATCCGCCGCAATCGGAGAGGACAGAATCAAGCGAAGCAACGACGACAACAACGGGGCAGTGGCGTCGGTTTCGGTGGCCAGAACCTGGTCTGAAGGTATGAAACCAGGTTCCACCGCCGGCGGCGGTCGAACGACGACAGCCGATGGGCCGATCGGAGGAAAGGCCGGCGACCCAAATGAGAGGATACGAGTTAAATCCCTCATTCTctccaaaatccaaattttaCCCACCCATGTTTCCTATATTTCAAAATCCACCCCAACCGACCCAGAAATTCCAAAATCCTCCCCATTTTTCCCAGAAATTCCAAAAACCACCCCATTCTTCCCAGAAATACCAAAAACCACCCCAGAAC
It contains:
- the LOC121777015 gene encoding uncharacterized protein LOC121777015 — translated: MERAIGGKGLTSHIAGVSDPPPITDPIYPVWQQRNHCCFNWIINNIEANLVNEVSQYKTARDLWEGLATTYGSDADPFQVSNLHRKAYRMKQGGITLEALWQKFQDLWLSIDNRDPNPFDTPSSIERYNQITQRHRVYQFLWALDDQYDTIKREILNKDPLPSVRTAYGMIRREAVNANIRSSKTEAKESEIGIGLSAIDRNLNNQQPSKFQTNRKDDDKSKLVCTHCGGKKHTKDTCFLIHRYPEWWEEMKKSRANRSSNRGGSSNCASVAVGERATYTEGPPVDSITPSAAIGEDRIKRSNDDNNGAVASVSVARTWSEGMKPGSTAGGGRTTTADGPIGGKAGDPNERIRVKSLILSKIQILPTHVSYISKSTPTDPEIPKSSPFFPEIPKTTPFFPEIPKTTPELP